A genomic window from Scomber scombrus chromosome 18, fScoSco1.1, whole genome shotgun sequence includes:
- the LOC134000130 gene encoding centriolar coiled-coil protein of 110 kDa-like yields the protein MCGCREMESYEDFCLRSLAILQEEGTFKKRTCEPLCSLKACSVIRFHGQAVLSPLLSVEQRNEMCDYRQRAVQLELDMQSKQRDKLLARVQDILDQAQAHKVPSEEADKLPVSKSATVSGYTLVTDSPGLTRDSGLGLQTNNQTASTCSDTAILNGYKAVEEVKVETEEKSEEEEEEEEDISLDSLLKRSREYVKREQSQGSKAVHTVTRTPPPETVSEQENKTCSSIRNTGVEFGFSLHHSPNGPPQVQIQHQTLYDPNPQQSASLSPSLPDRYVRLPSPESSISPRPHKRRPRPVSTGNIHISFPIGPADLIPRSPVRSGEGAGMVDWGEVFSGATRSPDHWGPMGIESGVGVSSSGNRRSSHCGTSPVQEVCSPVNTSGPSPMGHHDILASGFRRRCHTLDSQLHTYHSGLEHIDRSQERVPRFMAGITRLAPSWRNPVAPLNQSYEIENPSPSLLRPRVNPDLTQVKLKMEPDEPRVSHNGRITPTLLRNAAEAQARETEETQRRAHALEDMQWRLEEEHALQMSLLLAEQEKEQQRLRLELEETERKLKEQECVRPLSGDACRWNRRSVSDSCPAVSPSCPGLSPAHTPAERSPGHSIGFPNPVSSSVSSPSVQPPVYVWGPNWVANKPRSRLSLVLTAEQQRALCQIGAITRGFLTRRLLKIDKVKHLRQTIVDTQEFIRSFKTEAPQKKGSFSAQDISLQERVRAQLRAALYDIHEIFFEMPLEERLALLQQDRELRAERKLRDMEKSKCPKEKGVLSAATQRSLDRKKRVGESPAQARKMQQKPKSPTTNRVLKPSQGQNSPVSNQLNRQGSWYRKTPEERVRRSDNLKKQHSLG from the exons ATGTGTGGGTGTCGAGAGATGGAAAGCTATGAGGACTTCTGTCTGCGGAGTCTGGCCATACTGCAAGAGGAGGGTACATTCAAGAAGAGGACATGTGAGCCACTGTGTTCCCTGAAGGCTTGCTCTGTCATCCGCTTTCATGGACAAGCAGTGCTTTCACCTCTG TTGAGTGTAGAGCAACGCAATGAGATGTGTGACTACAGACAGAGGGCAGTCCAGCTGGAGTTGGACATGCAGAGCAAGCAGAGAGACAAGCTTTTGGCCCGGGTTCAAGACATACTGGACCAAGCTCAG GCACACAAAGTTCCGAGTGAAGAGGCTGACAAATTGCCAGTTTCTAAATCTGCGACAGTCAGTGGCTACACTTTGGTCACTGACTCACCTGGACTTACTAGAGACTCCGGACTTGGGcttcaaacaaacaatcagaCTGCCTCTACATGCTCTGATACTGCCATTCTCAATGGCTACAAGGCAGTGGAGGAagtaaaggtggagacagaagagaagagtgaggaggaagaggaggaggaggaggatattAGTTTGGACAGCCTTCTCAAGCGATCAAGGGAGTATGTGAAGAGAGAGCAGAGTCAGGGGTCAAAAGCTGTCCACACAGTCACTCGGACGCCCCCGCCTGAGACTGTCTCTGAGCAGGAGAATAAGACCTGTAGTTCCATAAGGAATACAGGCGTTGAGTTTGGATTCAGTCTGCACCATAGCCCTAATGGCCCACCTCAGGTCCAGATCCAGCATCAAACTCTGTACGATCCCAATCCCCAACAATCTGCCAGCCTCTCCCCTAGTCTACCTGATCGGTATGTCCGTCTCCCGAGTCCAGAGTCCAGCATTAGTCCCCGACCACATAAACGCAGACCACGCCCAGTGTCTACAGGAAACATCCATATCTCATTCCCCATCGGCCCAGCAGATCTTATTCCCCGAAGCCCAGTAAGGTCAGGGGAAGGTGCTGGCATGGTGGACTGGGGAGAAGTATTCTCAGGGGCCACAAGGTCCCCTGATCACTGGGGCCCAATGGGGATTGAAAGTGGGGTAGGTGTTAGCAGTAGTGGCAATCGTCGATCCAGCCATTGTGGTACCAGTCCAGTGCAGGAGGTCTGTAGCCCTGTCAACACCTCAGGGCCCAGCCCGATGGGTCACCATGATATTTTGGCTTCAGGATTTCGGAGGCGCTGTCACACCTTGGACAGTCAGCTGCATACATACCACTCTGGACTTGAGCATATAGACCGCAGCCAGGAGAGGGTCCCTCGTTTCATGGCAGGAATTACACGGTTGGCCCCAAGTTGGCGGAACCCTGTAGCCCCCTTGAACCAGTCATATGAGATAGAGAATCCCTCACCATCCCTGCTGAGGCCCCGCGTGAATCCTGACTTGACTCAGGTCAAACTCAAGATGGAGCCTGACGAACCTCGAGTGTCACACAATGGCAGGATCACACCAACTCTGCTCAGAAATGCAGCCGAGGCACAGGCCAGAGAGACAG AGGAGACCCAGAGGCGAGCACACGCTCTTGAGGACATGCAATGGCGTCTGGAGGAGGAGCATGCCTTGCAGATGTCTCTGCTCCTGGCTGAGCAGGAGAAAGAGCAACAGCGCCTCCGTCTG GAGttggaggagacagagagaaagctgaAGGAGCAGGAGTGTGTGCGGCCTCTGAGTGGGGATGCTTGTCGGTGGAACCGCAGGTCTGTGAGTGACAGCTGTCCTGCTGTTAGCCCCTCTTGCCCTGGACTAAGCCCTGCCCACACACCAGCAGAAAGATCACCTGGACACAGTATAG GTTTTCCCAATCCTGTCAGTTCCAGTGtgtcctctccctctgtccaGCCTCCTGTCTATGTGTGGGGACCCAATTGGGTAGCTAACAAACCTCGGTCAAGGCTAAGTCTG GTTCTGACAGCAGAACAGCAGAGAGCATTGTGTCAAATTGGTGCCATCACTCGCGGCTTCCTCACACGCAGACTGCTCAAAATAGACAAGGTCAAACACCTGCGTCAGACCATCGTG GATACACAAGAGTTCATCCGTTCATTCAAGACTGAAGCTCCACAGAAGAAGGGCAGCTTTTCAGCACAAGATATCTCTCTGCAGGAGAGAGTTAGAGCCCAG TTACGTGCAGCCCTTTATGACATTCATGAAATCTTCTTTGAAATGCCTCTGGAGGAACGATTAGCATTGCTGCAGCAGGACAGAGAGCTCCGTGCAGAGAGGAAGTTACGCGACATG GAGAAATCCAAGTGCCCCAAGGAGAAAGGGGTTCTGTCTGCTGCCACACAGAGGTCTCTGGACCGTAAAAAGAG GGTTGGTGAATCCCCAGCCCAGGCTAGGAAGATGCAGCAGAAGCCAAAGAGCCCCACAACCAACAG aGTTCTGAAGCCAAGCCAAGGGCAAAATTCTCCTGTCTCAAACCAGCTGAACCGTCAGGG GAGCTGGTACAGAAAAACCCCAGAGGAAAGAGTGAGGCGCTCAGATAACCTGAAGAAGCAGCACTCACTGGGTTGA